From Nitrosopumilus sp., a single genomic window includes:
- a CDS encoding sodium-dependent bicarbonate transport family permease has protein sequence MDILQLIQSNLLTPIILFFLFGIIAARIKSDLKIPEAISEFLPIYLLAAIGLHGGIEMRNTGFENMLIPMFAAIGLSLLFTLNHYQILRRLGKFNLFDSYALASTYGAVGAVHFSVGLSFLKNQGVASEGYIAAILAVLEPLAFILAIFMTNMAVSKQIKAKKQSFADDGSSDIDVGLNQTKTKLSKVLHESITGKAIVILLGSIVIGYIIGEDGFESIKIVFDDMFTGAIVIFMIEMGIIAGQRLDDIKKVGIFLTAFAIIIPVFNGTIGVLVSTALGLSIGGAVMFGLLMASASFIAAPAVLRHAIPQAKPSLYITSALGITFPFNIIVTLPILFTISTLVHTGEGTIDLFHYITEGFL, from the coding sequence ATGGACATATTACAATTAATTCAATCAAACCTGCTTACTCCGATAATCTTGTTTTTCTTGTTTGGAATAATTGCAGCCAGAATAAAATCTGACTTGAAAATTCCTGAAGCCATATCTGAATTTTTACCCATCTATCTTCTTGCAGCAATTGGACTTCATGGTGGAATAGAAATGAGAAATACTGGATTTGAAAATATGTTGATTCCAATGTTTGCAGCAATTGGACTGTCTTTGTTGTTTACACTAAATCACTATCAAATTTTACGAAGACTAGGAAAGTTCAATCTTTTTGATTCATATGCATTAGCATCTACATATGGTGCTGTAGGTGCAGTACATTTTTCTGTTGGTTTATCCTTTTTGAAAAATCAAGGAGTCGCTTCGGAAGGATATATTGCAGCAATTCTTGCAGTACTAGAACCTCTTGCCTTCATTTTAGCAATATTTATGACAAATATGGCAGTTTCAAAACAGATCAAAGCAAAAAAACAATCTTTTGCAGATGATGGCTCTTCAGATATAGATGTTGGTTTAAACCAAACAAAGACAAAACTCTCAAAAGTATTACATGAATCTATAACTGGTAAAGCAATTGTAATTCTTCTTGGCAGCATTGTGATTGGTTACATTATTGGTGAAGATGGTTTTGAATCAATCAAGATTGTATTTGATGATATGTTTACTGGGGCAATAGTGATTTTCATGATTGAAATGGGTATTATTGCTGGCCAGAGACTCGATGATATCAAAAAAGTAGGTATTTTTCTTACTGCATTTGCCATCATCATACCTGTATTCAATGGAACAATTGGTGTTTTAGTTTCAACTGCGCTCGGATTAAGCATAGGGGGAGCAGTCATGTTTGGATTGCTGATGGCTAGTGCTTCTTTTATTGCCGCACCTGCAGTTTTACGACATGCAATTCCTCAAGCAAAACCCAGCCTATACATTACATCTGCCTTGGGGATAACCTTTCCATTTAACATCATTGTCACGTTACCCATCTTGTTTACAATATCTACACTTGTTCATACTGGAGAAGGAACGATAGACTTATTCCATTACATTACTGAGGGGTTCTTGTGA
- a CDS encoding metalloregulator ArsR/SmtB family transcription factor: MNGVSLLKCICDETRFEILELLQKNKELCVNDFVEKLEKDQPLVSHHLKTLKKCGIVKSRDEGKKAMYAISNNQLSELISTVTKTSKKIPVLCSDDNCC, translated from the coding sequence ATGAATGGTGTTAGTCTTTTAAAATGCATTTGTGATGAGACACGTTTTGAGATTTTAGAATTGTTGCAAAAAAATAAAGAATTGTGTGTCAATGATTTTGTAGAAAAATTAGAAAAAGATCAGCCGCTAGTATCTCATCATCTAAAAACATTGAAAAAATGCGGGATTGTCAAATCAAGAGACGAGGGTAAAAAAGCAATGTATGCAATTTCAAATAACCAACTATCAGAATTGATTTCTACAGTGACTAAAACAAGTAAAAAAATTCCAGTTTTATGTTCAGATGACAATTGTTGTTAA
- a CDS encoding arsenate reductase ArsC, protein MTDNVLFVCVENAGRSQMAEAFFRKFAPKHFVVSSAGTTPSQQLNPTVVQVMKEIGIDLINQQPKLLSNSMIENSSKTINMGCMDKESCPTLFVRDVLDWNISDPKEKSIEEVRIIRDKIKSEVLNLIKTLEG, encoded by the coding sequence ATGACTGATAATGTTCTATTTGTATGCGTAGAAAATGCTGGCAGAAGCCAAATGGCTGAGGCTTTTTTTAGAAAATTTGCTCCAAAACATTTCGTTGTTTCTAGTGCGGGCACAACCCCTTCCCAACAACTTAATCCTACTGTTGTTCAAGTTATGAAAGAAATCGGAATTGATTTGATTAATCAACAACCCAAATTATTGTCCAACTCTATGATTGAAAATTCATCTAAAACCATTAACATGGGATGTATGGACAAAGAATCTTGCCCTACATTATTTGTAAGGGATGTTTTAGATTGGAATATTTCTGATCCTAAAGAAAAATCTATTGAAGAAGTCAGAATAATTCGAGATAAAATAAAATCTGAAGTTCTCAATCTGATCAAAACTCTTGAGGGATAA
- the sufB gene encoding Fe-S cluster assembly protein SufB translates to MTSENLDMDYSKYDFKDSTEMYVHLSKKGLSKETVISISKMKNEPQWMLDFRLRSYEIFMQKPMPTWGGDLSVIDFQNIYYYAKASDKVEKNWDDVPENVKNTFDKLGIPEAEKKFLAGVGAQYESEVVYHSLREDLAKQGVLFLDTDAALHEHPEIFKKYFGKIIPPEDNKFAALNSAVWSGGSFIYVPPNVKVDMPLQAYFRINAENIGQFERTLIIVDEGAEVHYIEGCTAPVYSSESLHSAVVELVAHKDAKLRYTTIQNWSNDVYNLVTKRAYAYEGATVEWIDGNIGSKLTMKYPGVYLMGERAYGETLSIAFAGKGQHQDTGAKMVHLAPNTTSKVTSKSVSRLDGRSTYRGMLNVAKGATGVKSTVRCDALLLDDTSKTDTYPYMEINQEDATITHEATVGKIGDDQIFYLMSRGFSEEEALSLIVNGFMEPFTKELPMEYAVELNRLIKLEMDDSVG, encoded by the coding sequence ATGACCTCTGAAAATCTAGATATGGATTATTCAAAATATGATTTTAAAGACTCTACAGAAATGTATGTCCACCTTAGCAAGAAAGGCCTGTCTAAGGAAACTGTGATTAGTATCAGTAAAATGAAAAACGAACCACAATGGATGCTTGATTTCAGATTACGTTCTTATGAAATTTTCATGCAAAAACCAATGCCTACTTGGGGAGGTGATCTCAGTGTAATTGATTTTCAAAATATTTACTATTATGCAAAAGCATCTGACAAAGTTGAAAAGAATTGGGATGATGTTCCAGAAAATGTAAAAAATACTTTTGACAAACTTGGTATTCCAGAAGCAGAAAAGAAATTTTTAGCCGGTGTAGGTGCACAATATGAATCTGAAGTAGTATATCATAGTCTTAGAGAAGACTTGGCAAAACAAGGTGTTCTCTTTTTGGATACTGATGCAGCACTCCATGAACATCCTGAGATTTTCAAAAAATATTTTGGTAAAATTATTCCTCCTGAAGATAACAAATTTGCAGCATTAAATAGTGCAGTTTGGAGTGGTGGCTCTTTCATCTATGTTCCACCAAATGTGAAAGTTGACATGCCTTTACAAGCATACTTTAGAATTAACGCTGAAAACATTGGTCAATTTGAAAGAACATTGATTATTGTTGATGAAGGTGCAGAAGTACATTATATTGAAGGTTGTACTGCCCCTGTCTATTCTTCAGAATCTTTACACTCTGCAGTTGTAGAATTAGTGGCACACAAAGATGCAAAATTAAGATACACTACAATTCAAAATTGGAGTAATGATGTATACAATCTTGTTACCAAACGTGCTTATGCATATGAAGGTGCAACAGTAGAATGGATTGATGGAAACATTGGAAGTAAATTAACCATGAAATATCCTGGAGTATATCTTATGGGTGAAAGGGCATATGGTGAAACATTATCAATTGCTTTTGCAGGTAAGGGCCAACACCAAGATACGGGTGCAAAAATGGTTCATCTTGCACCAAACACTACTTCTAAAGTTACATCAAAATCTGTTAGTAGATTGGATGGACGCTCAACTTATAGAGGAATGCTAAATGTGGCAAAAGGTGCTACTGGTGTAAAATCAACTGTAAGATGTGATGCATTACTATTAGATGATACCTCTAAAACTGATACCTATCCATACATGGAGATTAATCAGGAAGACGCAACAATCACTCATGAAGCAACTGTTGGAAAAATTGGAGATGATCAAATTTTCTATTTAATGAGCAGAGGATTTAGTGAAGAAGAAGCATTATCTTTAATTGTTAATGGATTTATGGAACCATTCACAAAAGAATTACCAATGGAATATGCTGTTGAATTAAACAGACTCATCAAATTAGAGATGGA
- a CDS encoding aquaporin, with protein sequence MTYSNLQIFTVELIGTFILVLFATGSIVYDVKVFDGQLGIPFAALAPFVALLIGVYSFGKISLAHFNPAVTIGYYITGHISKIQIVYYFAAEIIGALLGSLFVLTFIGDQANLGANTPNLDFSLFVIFPVEVLASALLMGVIFYVVYTKGLRGFSGIAIGGIVGLDIMFLAFISGASMNPARALAPALLSGTFENLWLYWTAPYVGTMIVAFLFRKKFQAQRAANYE encoded by the coding sequence ATGACCTATTCAAACTTGCAAATTTTTACAGTAGAGTTAATTGGGACATTCATTCTTGTACTTTTTGCAACTGGCTCAATAGTATATGATGTTAAAGTTTTTGATGGACAATTAGGGATTCCATTTGCTGCTCTGGCCCCCTTTGTTGCATTGTTAATTGGTGTTTATTCTTTTGGAAAAATATCTCTTGCACATTTTAATCCTGCAGTGACTATTGGATACTATATCACAGGTCATATATCAAAAATACAAATTGTATATTATTTTGCAGCTGAAATAATTGGCGCATTATTAGGTTCACTTTTTGTTTTAACATTTATTGGAGATCAAGCTAATCTTGGAGCAAATACCCCCAACCTTGATTTTTCATTATTTGTAATTTTTCCTGTTGAAGTTTTAGCATCTGCACTGCTCATGGGAGTCATTTTTTATGTTGTTTACACAAAAGGATTGAGAGGATTTAGTGGAATTGCAATTGGAGGAATAGTTGGATTAGATATTATGTTCTTGGCTTTCATTTCGGGCGCTTCAATGAATCCTGCTAGAGCTCTTGCTCCTGCATTATTGTCTGGAACCTTTGAAAATCTCTGGCTTTATTGGACTGCCCCTTATGTTGGAACCATGATTGTTGCATTTCTATTTAGAAAGAAATTCCAAGCACAAAGAGCAGCAAATTACGAATAA
- the hemL gene encoding glutamate-1-semialdehyde 2,1-aminomutase, with amino-acid sequence MSESKKLFNSAKKVIPSGVNSPVRYFEPYPFFTKKANGAYIWDADNKRYIDFCNGYGALLLGHRRKEIVNSVSQQLSKGTLYCTPTESEIELSKLIIGNFPSVDKVRLMNTGGEATMTAIRLARGFTKKKKIIKFEGCYHGAHDSVLVKAGSGSAHNGISVSDGGLDEVSKNTLVVEYNNIEDLEKTIRKNKDIAGVIVEPILANMGLILPEKNFLSDLRKITKENSIPLIFDEVVTGFRVSPGGAQEHFGIKPDITTMAKALSNGFTISAVGGRKEIMDLLSPGGKVYQASTFAGNPISVSAAISSIKTINKIKNKLYSKLERFNLLFSTALDDMATDMNIPHQINFTASMFQIFFTNKPVVDYQTSKNANAKKFQKLFQTLLKKGIFIAPSQFEVVFLSDAHTETDLNKTLDAYHLALKSVKN; translated from the coding sequence GTGTCTGAATCAAAAAAATTATTCAATTCTGCTAAAAAGGTTATTCCATCAGGAGTCAATAGCCCTGTAAGGTATTTTGAACCCTATCCTTTCTTTACGAAAAAAGCAAATGGTGCATACATTTGGGATGCTGACAATAAGCGCTACATTGATTTTTGCAATGGTTATGGGGCTCTCCTTTTAGGACACCGACGAAAAGAAATTGTTAATTCTGTTTCACAGCAATTATCAAAAGGCACTCTTTATTGTACTCCTACTGAATCTGAAATTGAACTTTCTAAATTAATCATTGGAAATTTCCCATCTGTTGACAAAGTAAGATTGATGAATACTGGTGGAGAAGCTACGATGACTGCAATTAGACTAGCTCGTGGTTTTACAAAAAAGAAAAAAATTATAAAATTTGAGGGCTGTTATCATGGAGCACATGATTCTGTCCTAGTCAAAGCAGGCTCTGGTTCTGCACATAATGGTATTTCAGTATCTGATGGTGGATTAGATGAGGTATCAAAAAACACCCTTGTTGTAGAATATAACAATATTGAAGATTTAGAAAAAACTATTAGAAAAAATAAAGACATAGCAGGAGTAATTGTAGAACCAATACTTGCAAACATGGGTTTGATTTTACCTGAAAAGAATTTTCTTTCTGATTTAAGAAAAATCACTAAAGAAAACAGTATTCCGTTGATTTTTGATGAAGTGGTAACTGGATTCAGAGTATCTCCTGGTGGAGCTCAAGAACATTTTGGAATAAAACCTGATATTACAACAATGGCAAAAGCACTTAGTAACGGATTTACCATTTCTGCAGTAGGTGGAAGAAAAGAAATAATGGATTTGCTTTCTCCTGGTGGCAAAGTTTACCAGGCAAGTACTTTTGCTGGCAATCCGATTTCTGTTAGTGCCGCAATTAGTTCAATTAAAACAATAAACAAAATTAAAAACAAACTCTATTCCAAACTTGAAAGATTCAATCTCTTGTTTTCAACTGCTTTAGATGACATGGCTACTGATATGAACATCCCTCACCAAATCAATTTTACAGCCTCTATGTTTCAGATTTTCTTTACAAACAAACCTGTTGTTGATTATCAAACCTCAAAGAATGCAAATGCAAAGAAATTCCAAAAACTATTCCAAACTTTATTGAAAAAAGGGATTTTCATCGCTCCTTCTCAATTCGAGGTTGTTTTTCTTTCTGATGCTCACACTGAAACTGATCTTAACAAAACACTTGATGCATACCATTTGGCGTTGAAATCGGTGAAAAATTGA
- a CDS encoding DUF3240 family protein, giving the protein MKLYNVKLLTITCEILAQENIIDILKKHEITGYTTYEVDGNGARGIRGQGLKNEKNVKVEVIMREEKLQDVVEEISRTLFANFAIVLYVSDVGIVRIEKF; this is encoded by the coding sequence GTGAAACTGTATAATGTTAAACTGCTTACCATAACTTGTGAGATTTTAGCACAAGAAAACATCATTGATATTCTCAAAAAACATGAGATCACTGGATATACAACATATGAAGTTGATGGGAATGGTGCACGTGGAATCCGCGGACAAGGTCTCAAAAATGAAAAAAATGTCAAAGTGGAAGTAATTATGCGCGAGGAAAAACTTCAAGATGTCGTTGAAGAAATTTCAAGAACATTATTTGCAAATTTTGCAATTGTTCTCTATGTTAGTGATGTCGGTATTGTACGAATTGAAAAATTTTAA
- a CDS encoding uroporphyrinogen-III synthase: protein MLEGKTIAITRSKDDSSEFVSLAEENKVIPISLPTIELVSKGEKIVDEFLESVAKYNPDYSVFMSSKAVKLLFDTAKNVGKLEQLQLAVANTMVMSVGPKTTIALESEGIKVNHQPDTYSSVGVGEEFTKIHAVGKKVIVPRSGASTPFLKELLNKIGIDVLEIHLYDVCAFRDTSQWNGFRQLFSQNKVDGVVFTSASSVRGFFEIMSKDYEMNDLLDHLGKLSVVSIGPFTSDELKKFKVKNTVAEVHTVAGAFDEMKNTLTA, encoded by the coding sequence ATGTTGGAAGGAAAAACTATAGCAATTACCAGATCAAAAGATGATTCTTCAGAATTCGTTTCTCTTGCTGAAGAAAACAAAGTAATTCCAATTTCATTGCCTACCATTGAGCTTGTAAGCAAAGGAGAAAAAATAGTTGATGAATTCTTAGAGTCTGTTGCCAAATACAATCCTGATTATTCTGTTTTTATGAGTTCAAAAGCTGTAAAATTATTATTTGATACTGCAAAAAATGTTGGAAAATTAGAACAACTACAGTTGGCAGTTGCAAATACTATGGTGATGTCTGTAGGTCCTAAAACAACCATTGCACTTGAATCTGAAGGAATCAAAGTAAATCACCAACCTGATACCTATTCCTCTGTAGGTGTTGGAGAAGAATTTACAAAAATTCATGCAGTTGGAAAAAAAGTAATTGTTCCACGCAGCGGTGCTTCTACTCCATTTCTAAAAGAACTATTAAACAAAATTGGTATTGACGTGCTGGAGATTCATCTTTATGATGTATGTGCATTTAGAGATACTTCTCAATGGAATGGTTTTCGTCAATTATTTTCCCAGAACAAAGTAGATGGTGTTGTTTTTACTAGTGCTTCATCTGTAAGAGGTTTCTTTGAGATCATGTCTAAAGATTATGAAATGAATGATTTGTTAGATCATCTAGGAAAACTATCTGTAGTATCAATTGGGCCATTTACTTCTGATGAACTAAAAAAATTCAAAGTCAAAAACACTGTTGCCGAAGTTCATACTGTTGCTGGTGCATTTGACGAGATGAAAAATACGTTAACTGCTTAG
- the hemC gene encoding hydroxymethylbilane synthase → MKYLVGARGSQLSIAQTNWVISELKKINPECEYEIKPITTKGDTDTRPLFTIDQKGIFEKEIDRAVAQKEVDFAVHSLKDVPSELDENLILASIPKREAVNDVFISSDGSTLDDIKKGSVIGTSSLRRAVQVSRQRPDLIVKPIRGNIETRIKKASGENYDAIVLAQAGISRLGINVRYTSLSVESFSPSPGQGAIAIVARADDVNTISMLKKIEDVNSRLEIEAERSLSDYVDSGCRFPLGAYAKSHGSDMTLTVSAFSVDGKQSIQVNKTGPKENPKSLGQSVGEELRTKGVNDLALNWREKVEEWNKK, encoded by the coding sequence TTGAAATATTTAGTTGGAGCCAGAGGAAGCCAATTATCTATTGCACAGACTAATTGGGTGATTTCAGAATTAAAAAAAATAAATCCTGAATGTGAATATGAAATAAAACCAATCACTACCAAAGGTGATACAGATACACGACCATTGTTTACAATAGACCAAAAAGGAATTTTTGAAAAAGAAATTGATAGAGCTGTTGCTCAAAAAGAAGTTGATTTTGCAGTTCATAGTTTGAAAGATGTTCCATCTGAATTGGATGAAAATCTGATATTGGCATCAATTCCAAAACGAGAAGCTGTAAATGATGTGTTTATTTCTTCAGATGGTTCCACACTGGATGATATTAAAAAAGGCTCAGTTATTGGAACTAGCTCTCTAAGAAGAGCAGTTCAAGTTTCTAGACAAAGACCTGATTTGATTGTAAAACCTATTCGAGGCAACATTGAAACTAGAATTAAAAAAGCATCTGGAGAAAACTATGACGCAATTGTTCTTGCACAAGCTGGAATTTCCAGATTGGGAATTAATGTAAGGTATACATCATTATCTGTTGAATCTTTTTCTCCTTCTCCTGGACAGGGCGCAATTGCAATTGTTGCTAGAGCAGATGATGTTAATACAATTTCAATGTTAAAAAAAATTGAAGATGTCAATTCACGTTTAGAAATAGAGGCTGAACGTTCTCTTTCAGATTATGTTGACTCTGGATGCAGGTTTCCATTAGGTGCATATGCTAAATCACATGGTTCAGATATGACTCTGACTGTATCTGCTTTTTCTGTAGATGGAAAACAATCTATTCAGGTAAACAAAACTGGACCAAAAGAAAACCCTAAATCTTTGGGACAGAGTGTTGGAGAAGAATTAAGAACAAAAGGAGTAAATGATCTTGCATTAAATTGGAGAGAAAAAGTGGAGGAGTGGAATAAAAAATGA
- the cobA gene encoding uroporphyrinogen-III C-methyltransferase, translating to MTGKVYLVGAGPGDSKLITLRAVELLEKADVVLYDRLVSKKIISMIPKKAEKVYVGRAVGDDTTHQNTTNDLMVKYAKSKKNIVRLKGGDPIIFGRGGEEAEFLKENKVKYEIVPGITSGIGSATYAGIPLTHRKHASSVVFVTGHEDPEKKKEIVKWKNLAKSVDTIVIMMGLSRIDVICKQLITGGMDKKTPVAVIQNGTTPKQKMIKGTVTNIAKKIKENKITPPTNIIIGNVVDLSETIGWK from the coding sequence ATGACTGGAAAAGTGTATCTTGTTGGTGCAGGTCCTGGAGACAGTAAGTTAATTACATTACGTGCAGTTGAATTACTTGAAAAAGCTGATGTTGTTTTGTATGATAGACTAGTTAGCAAAAAAATTATTTCTATGATTCCAAAAAAAGCAGAAAAAGTCTATGTTGGACGTGCTGTTGGTGATGACACAACTCATCAGAACACAACAAATGATCTAATGGTAAAATATGCAAAATCTAAAAAGAATATAGTTAGACTAAAGGGAGGTGATCCCATAATCTTCGGACGCGGTGGTGAAGAAGCGGAATTTCTAAAAGAAAATAAAGTAAAATATGAAATTGTTCCCGGTATTACTTCTGGAATAGGCTCTGCAACCTATGCTGGGATTCCTTTAACTCATAGAAAACATGCTTCATCTGTAGTTTTTGTTACTGGTCATGAAGATCCAGAAAAGAAAAAAGAGATTGTAAAATGGAAAAATCTTGCAAAATCAGTTGATACTATAGTAATAATGATGGGACTTTCTAGGATAGATGTAATTTGTAAACAACTCATTACAGGTGGAATGGATAAAAAAACTCCTGTTGCTGTAATACAAAATGGTACTACTCCAAAACAAAAAATGATCAAAGGAACCGTCACAAATATTGCAAAAAAAATCAAAGAAAATAAAATCACTCCGCCAACAAATATCATTATTGGCAATGTTGTGGATTTATCAGAAACTATTGGGTGGAAGTAA